The Camelus ferus isolate YT-003-E chromosome 13, BCGSAC_Cfer_1.0, whole genome shotgun sequence genome segment TAACACTGCATCACCATGGTCTCCTTGCCGGCCAGGGAGCCAATGGCATAGAGCCGGCCGCGGCAGGCGGTGGTGGAGCAGTTGTCCATGGGGTAGGTCATGGGCTGCAGGGCCTCCCAGGAGTCGGTGGTGTGGTCGTAGCGCTCTGTGCTGTCAGCGGCCACCACATATAGCAGCCCGTCCAGCACGGATGAGCTGTGGTACTCCCGGGCCTTCAGCATGGGTGCCACCTCCGTCCACTCGTTCACGCTCGAGTTGTACCTCCACACGCAGTCGTAGAGCCGGGAGCCGTCGGACCCGCCTGCCGGGCGCAGAGTGGGCAGTCAGCCCTGGCCGCTCAGGGTGAGTCACGGCCTGTGACTCCCTGAACGTCTGAGGTAGCCTCCCGGGGAAGGGGGGAGTGACCCTCAGCTGGCTCCACATAAACACATATCCTCTCTCAGCAAAGCCCAGGCCAAAGGCTCCATGCTGCAGCCAAGGCCACGCACATGCTGACCCCTGCCCAGGAGGATGGCCAAGCTCCATCAAAATGCCACCAAATCTCTGCAGGCCACGCCAAGGCCTGGGGGCTGCAATTCTCAGTAAACAGCAACCTTAGTCAGGACCTCCCCAGCCCCGACTCGGTCAAACACTTCAACTGGACCAGGACCTTGGATCTTCAGAGACCATTATCCTGGGGAGCCACAAAGCAtgtgggtggggcagaggggactCGTTCACCAAATTCTAGGCTTCTTGGGCATCCCCTAACCAAGGCTGTGCCAGATGAGTTGAGAAGAAGAAACCTGTCACGTTGCAAGCAAGAAATCTAACGCACAATcaactgtgtttcaataaaagaaaaaaattctagcacAGAGAGTAATGCTAGGGTGGACCCCTGGGGCTCTATTTCCTGATTCAGGTGCAGGTTGCTGCACATATGTTTTGTTTGGAAAAAGGGCTTGatggcttttgaaaaattaaaaaaaatttttttagaaaagggCTTAAAACAAAACACCCCAGTGGTGCTAGCTGTAACCATGAATTAAGCCAGGTCTACAAAGGACATTAGAATTCCCAGTGTGAAAGGACCCCAAGAACCCCAGGGACTGCGTTTCCCTATGGCCCCAAGACAGGGCACAGCAGGCTATCTGGCTCACAGCCCTGAGCTTTTCGAGGGAAAAGACAGTCCTGGTAAAGTCCTCTCTGGTGCCTTCTTCCTTCTAAAGGAGAACTGTGTCAAAGGCAGCTGAAGCCACTTGCTTGCCCCCATGAAATTCCCTACAGGCAGCTGCAGGGAATGGCCCAGGCACCCGCCTAAACCCAAAGGATTAGCTGCTCAGCTGAGACATTTATGGAAGGGCGTGCAAAGTTGGGGCGAGTCTGACCAGTCCTGGGAGTTCACTGCCcagactgggggggggggcagggaacGGGACGGTTTCCAAACAACATGGGGCCAACCTCAGATTGGAAAGGCACTGGTTCTGGCATATTCTTGCAGAGGCTAGAACTGGAGCTGCAGGCCAAGGAAGCTGTGGTCACAGGGCCAAGTGTGTCCTCAGGCTGGGAAGCACCCCACAGAACACTTGGAGAGTATCTTGGAGCTGCCTTTCTCCTGAACGTACCAGGCTGGACGCAAGACTgatggcccagcccagcccgagCCTCCCTGACCGGTCCAGCCCTCTGCAGGCTGAGTGAACGCTCTGCCGGGTTCTTTCCTTATATAGCCGTCATACAGACCGCCCTTCCTCACCCCACGCAAGGAGGCAACCTCATGCTTAAACCGGGgtttaaattgaataaaaaatgtGGGAGATGCCCAGGATTGGGGCCGGCTGGGACCCGCCCAGCATGACTCAGCAGTGTTTTGGGGTTGGGCCAAGTAACTGGGAGAAAACCTCTTAGCATGTGACTATGTTTACAGTCgctgggctgggagcagcctAAACACCATGTGACCCACAGCACACGCACGGCTTAGGTGTAAAGCCCAAGGGAACCTCGTCACTGGGGACAAAATGAGTGAGTCAGGAGACTCGTGCTGATGAGCCGTGAACTCCCCGGGGTGGGGGAGAATGGATGTACCACAGGGCTTCGGTTCCTGGCCTGTCCTCGGATCCcttagggagaaaagaaagcactCATTGTTCAGGGTAACTGTCCCAGTATCTTCCAGCCAAATGGGGGCACCTCCCGGGCAAAGAAGGGGCTACCCAGGCAGGCCCTGCTGCACAGGGAAGAGACCCACAAACAGCTACTTGTTCCCACTCACACAGAGGACTCAGAAGTTCTTCTAAGTCTTAAGTATCAATCCTAGAAACGTGTCTGTGTCTGCCAATCTGGGGAGGGGTAAGGGCAGTGGCCGTTGGCACCCAGATGCGGTCCCGGGATTCCAGATTCTCCTGCAGGTGGGTGTGCTCACCCAGGGGCGCGGAGGGCTCGCCGGCCCAGGGTCCTcctggccagcccccagcccactcaCCTGTCACGTAGATGTCGTTGCCCAGCGCCACGATGCTGTAGCCCCCGCCCAGGTGGTTGGGGAACTCGGCCAGGTAGCGCCACTGGCCCGTCTGCGGGTTGTAGCAGTCGACGGTGACCAACTCGTCACAGTCCTGGTCACAGCCGCCCACTAGAACGAGGATCTCGGCGAGGCCAGTGGAGGGGCGCGGGCGCATCCGGGGGCAGGGCCCGCGATCGTGACGGTCGTAGCGCGCCGCCTGGAAGTCGCGCGCCTCGCGCACCAGGCGCAGGCAGGGCGGGCAGCGCGCCACCAGCGGCTCGGCCTCGACGTGCGCTAGCAGGTAGAAGCGGCGCACGAAGGGCAGGCGCACCGCCTCCAGCAGCTGCGGCCAgtgcgcggcgcggcgcggcgggtCGGCGCGCACCCAGCGCAGCGCTAGCTGGTAGGCGGCCTCCTCCTTGGGCACGCACAGCCCGTCGTCGCGCAGGTAGCGCAGCAGCCTCGCCAGCGGCAGCCGCTCCAGCTGCTCCGCGCCCAGCTCGCCCACGTGGCGCAAGATGAAGCGCTGAGCGGCGCTCGCCAGCCCCGCGCAGCTGAAGGCCTCGGCAAAGTCCTGCATGTCCAGGCAGTTGGTCAGGTCGAGCTGCTGCTGCAGGAAGGCGCCGCACGCCTCCTTCACGGCCGGGAACTGCAGCAGGTCGGCTGCGCGCAGCAGCGGCTCGGCGTTGTCGCCGCTCACCGCCACGCGGCCGGTATAGCTGAAGTCGAGGAGCAGCTGCAGCATGTCGGGAGGCACGCCGTGCAGGCGTACCCGCTCGGCGCGGCTCTCGCGCAGCTGCCCGGCGAACATGGCGCGGAAGTAGGGGCTGGCGGCCGCCAGCACGGCGCGGTGCGCCGGAAAGTCGCGCCCGCCCGCCGCCTCCAGGGTCACATCCAAGAACTTGCGCTCGGCGCGGAGCTGGCTCAGGCCGCGCAGCAAGCTCAGCGCGTGCGCGGGGTCCGAGAAGGGCAGCACCGCCAGGGGCGCCGGCCGCTCCATGACGCCTTCGCCGCGGGGCGCGGGGCCGCTATGCGCGTCGCTCGGGGACGCCGCCGCCGGGGCCTGCGGGAAAGACGCTGCGAGCTGGACGCCGCCGCTATAAATACGGCGGGGCGCAGCCCGCCTCTCTAGGGTAGGgtcgggagggggcggggcgccgAGGGAACCGCCCACTTAACCCCTCCGGGCCCGGCACCGCCACCCCCCGCCGCCTAGCCCGGCGCGCTGACTCGCCTCGCCTCGCGCTCTCCCGCCCCCGCGCTCCAGGCTGAGTCACCGCCGCCCGCGCCCGCTCTCTCTCTCCGCCCTTCCGAGGCTTCCTGCGGCCTCCCGCCGACGCCCGAGTGAGGACACTAGGTGACAAGTGTCCTCTCCTAGGGGCGGCTGGGATCTGGGACCTCCAGCGCCTGCCCACCCCTCTCTTGGGCCCGGCTGCTGTACAAAGCCCGGTAGGGACGAGCGAAGCCACCCCTTTCGCGCCAGACTTCCCAACTGCTCCAGGGCGGCTCGGTACAATGGcctttttttttgaattccatTAGTTCCAAGGGTTGCTGTTAACCCTATCCCGGGACAG includes the following:
- the KLHL21 gene encoding kelch-like protein 21 → MERPAPLAVLPFSDPAHALSLLRGLSQLRAERKFLDVTLEAAGGRDFPAHRAVLAAASPYFRAMFAGQLRESRAERVRLHGVPPDMLQLLLDFSYTGRVAVSGDNAEPLLRAADLLQFPAVKEACGAFLQQQLDLTNCLDMQDFAEAFSCAGLASAAQRFILRHVGELGAEQLERLPLARLLRYLRDDGLCVPKEEAAYQLALRWVRADPPRRAAHWPQLLEAVRLPFVRRFYLLAHVEAEPLVARCPPCLRLVREARDFQAARYDRHDRGPCPRMRPRPSTGLAEILVLVGGCDQDCDELVTVDCYNPQTGQWRYLAEFPNHLGGGYSIVALGNDIYVTGGSDGSRLYDCVWRYNSSVNEWTEVAPMLKAREYHSSSVLDGLLYVVAADSTERYDHTTDSWEALQPMTYPMDNCSTTACRGRLYAIGSLAGKETMVMQCYHPDTDLWSLVDCGQLPTWSFAPKTVTLNGLMYFIRDDSAEVDVYNPTKNEWDKIPSMNQMHVGGSLAVLGGKLYVSGGYDNTFELSDMVEAYDPETRAWSVVGRLPEPTFWHGSVSIFRQFMPQTPSGGRGFELDSGGGDVDVGRPRPPQNPIELH